The proteins below are encoded in one region of Rhododendron vialii isolate Sample 1 chromosome 7a, ASM3025357v1:
- the LOC131334720 gene encoding protein JINGUBANG, with protein sequence MSNSMNPSAPETTLSSPLLSSSTSSTSTTTSDTDESPPSSYRFELQNLKYQISNSPNCGFNSYRSLAVLSGHIGAVSCLALCGEFILSASQGKDIIVWQQPDLKQFTKFGQGDGSVKALVTIGNKVFTAHQDSRIRVWKVSRRSENVFRLVDSLPTTKDYLGKFMKQSNYVQTRRHHKRLWIEHADSISCLAVYNGLVYSGSWDKTLKVWRISDLKCLESIKAHDDAINGLVASKGIVYSASADGKIKAWGKGNEGKTNSPHSLKGILEGHKDVSLNSVITTEDGKWVYGGSSDGFVMGWLGDEGFDSWKIVCEVKVHQMAVLCMCLVGDYLCSGSADKTIGIWRREGCGGICRVGVIRGHEGPVKCLQASGNSVGGGFMLYSGSLDKSLRVWWVPKDSSKTVEEEASPLQSTEKNAMVVC encoded by the coding sequence ATGTCCAACTCCATGAATCCCTCTGCTCCAGAAACCACTCTTTCCTCCCCATTGTTATCTTCTTCTACATCAAGCACTAGCACCACAACCAGTGACACCGACGAAAGCCCCCCATCATCATACCGATTCGAACTCCAAAATCTAAAGTACCAAATTTCAAACTCACCCAATTGTGGGTTCAACTCGTATCGATCTTTGGCAGTCCTTTCAGGCCATATCGGTGCTGTTTCTTGCTTGGCCTTGTGTGGCGAGTTCATTCTCAGCGCTTCGCAAGGCAAGGACATCATCGTTTGGCAACAGCCTGATCTAAAGCAGTTCACAAAATTCGGACAAGGCGATGGATCGGTCAAAGCCCTTGTCACAATTGGAAACAAGGTGTTCACAGCACACCAAGATAGTAGAATAAGGGTGTGGAAAGTATCAAGAAGGTCTGAAAATGTTTTTAGGCTTGTTGATTCACTTCCCACCACAAAGGACTACTTGGGGAAATTCATGAAGCAGAGCAATTATGTGCAAACAAGAAGGCATCACAAGCGCTTGTGGATCGAGCATGCAGATTCTATTTCTTGTCTGGCGGTGTACAACGGGCTGGTTTATTCAGGTTCCTGGGATAAGACCTTAAAAGTGTGGAGGATTTCTGATTTGAAGTGTTTGGAGTCGATTAAGGCTCACGATGATGCGATAAATGGGTTGGTTGCGAGCAAGGGGATAGTGTATTCTGCTTCTGCTGATGGGAAAATCAAGGCATGGGGAAAGGGAAACGAGGGGAAAACAAACTCCCCCCATTCACTAAAAGGAATCTTGGAAGGTCACAAGGATGTCTCATTGAATTCCGTGATCACGACCGAGGATGGGAAATGGGTTTACGGAGGGAGCTCAGATGGGTTTGTGATGGGGTGGTTGGGAGATGAGGGATTTGACAGTTGGAAGATTGTTTGCGAAGTGAAAGTCCATCAAATGGCAGTTTTGTGTATGTGCCTAGTGGGGGATTATTTGTGCAGCGGTTCGGCTGATAAGACCATCGGTATATGGAGGAGAGAGGGTTGCGGTGGGATATGCAGAGTTGGGGTTATTAGAGGACATGAGGGACCAGTGAAGTGTTTGCAAGCATCAGGTAATAGTGTTGGAGGTGGGTTTATGCTCTATAGTGGAAGCCTTGACAAGAGTCTAAGAGTTTGGTGGGTTCCCAAAGACTCAAGCAAAACAGTGGAAGAAGAAGCCTCCCCATTGCAAAGTACAGAGAAAAATGCTATGGTAGTGTGTTAG